The genomic segment TCACAATCTCGAGGTTGCCAGATTCGGTGGCCGGTGTTATAGCATAGTCCGGGTCAAACTCCCAGAAGTTTTCTCTCAGCAACTCTAGAACCTCAACGTGGCCATTGTACGCCGCCTCGGCGGAGGTCCAACCGACGTTGGCATCGACGCCTAGATCTATCAATAACTTAACAACCCCCACCTGACCTTCCCCCGCCGCAGTACCCATGGCCTCGATCATGGCCTCTTCGTCGTCACAATACTCGTCCATCACCTTCAAAACCTCTACGTGCCCGCCTTTCGCGGCCATGGACGCTGGATATACGAAGTCACAGGCGcccaactcacaacacatcTTAACGATCACGGCGTGCCCATTCTTCGCGGCCTCGGCCATCGGCTTTTCGAAATCCGTCGCACCCCAACTCTTACACAACCTCACGGTCtcgacgcacccctcccccgccGCGCGCTCCATGGCGGTGTCAAAGTCTGCGGCTCCCCACCTCGCTAAGGTGGCGGCTTGATCCTCCACGGTGAGATTTGTAAGACTCCCAGCACTTTGCGTATCCATTTTGTTACTACACCCACGTCTTTAAACCAATTTAATCGAATTTTTTTAGACGTGTTAATTCACATCTACTCCGAACTGACAGTTTTCTGGAAATCCTGATTTCTCTGGAAATCGGGAAATATCATACCACACCAGGCGTACCCAGGACTGTGGCCACTTCTTTCGCTTTCCTACTGATGGTTAACTCGGAGATGCCCGTTCTTTCGGAGAATTTTTTAAGTGTAATATCGACCCCCTTTAGCCGTACCCAGTAATAGGTTAAAGCGACCGCAAAGGATTGTGGGCGAGCGCGATTCAACTCAGACGAGCGGTTCTCAGATCTGTAGTAGAGCTGGACCACCTCTCCCTTCTGTGCGGGGGACGCCGAgaatctatccatcacatcgCGAATGTGGTCCACGACGGTGGGAGACGTTCCGTGTAGTAAGTAATCTTTAGGCGCGTTAATACTAAAGATTTTTAGACCCTTAAGGCAACTCTTCCTGCTCAATCCAAAAGTCTCCATCAAGGTTTTCGGTGTCTGACACTCACCGGACATCTTGTAGGCGTAGTAGATACACGCAAAGACGATCGCCTTCCGTGGGTCGCCGCGAAAAATCTGGCCTTTCGTCACCTGAGTGTATATCTCGTTAGCTTTGGCTACAATTACCCCGCTAAAACCCATGTTCTCCACATCCTTGTCAATATTTCTATCCTCAGACCTACGTACCTGGACCCGACTTGGATTCGAAGACCGTTTGCCGTCGGAATGTCCGTAAAAACCCCACTCCCTTTCGTGTGCGATCACGCGCTGCATCTGTTCCCCGCACTCTAAGCAACTAGTGACCCCGTCTTCTGTGACTAGGTCGTCATGATTGCAAAGGGTGTTACTACTATCCTCGTCTCCCAAGGAGGCTCTACTAGTCTCGTATTCGGTGAGGGCTCGGTCAAACAGTGCAAATTCCGGCATGAGGGTGGGGACGTTAATCTCAGGCACCGGTCCGCCGGGGATATtgtatggtggtggtgaccgaTCTTCAACCATACGTTCAACTGTTCGTTCCTCCATTTTATTAAACTGTtcatgtctttaaaccacttttcaaaggCTTTCTAGATGTGAAGCTGAGAGGctagcccctcgagctccATCTAGGTGTGATGTGTGTGGTTGCCAAGACTTCCGAAGGGGTCCGCGTGGGGGCGGTGCGGTCTAAAGTCTCCACACCACATTCGTGGACTAGTATCTTACCCATCTTTTTTCGTCATACCGTGGCATGGAGACTAACATCGCTAGAACACCAAGGACAATTGTCGCCGCTCCGGCCACAAACCCAACGGGGTCGAAGCTTCCGTATTCTGAGTCTTCATAGTAATCAGCGTCACAACAGCAGTGTTCAGGCCCCACATCCGCAGTGTTACTCACATTCACCTCCAGCACCGAGCAACCGCCGGCTGTAGCCGCATCGTTTTTAATCTTCACCTCCgtctttaatgtcattttatctagggCCTCATACGTCTTTAGACCAGAATAGCCCCTTgagctccccctaggtgcgacatgtgacaaagtgattgacaggtgggcttggctatcacgtgataaagtgattgacaggttcttgacaaagtgattgacaggtttttaaagtgattgacaggtgggcgtggctatcacgtgacaaagtgattgacaggtgggcgtggtcgtgcaagagatctttggcaaactcgcgcatgcgcaggtcgcgaggcttggcggaggtgtgcggagacttttgcgccacttttggaatgaaatttggggagatcaaaaagttgcgccagctgcgccaaaatCCTACTACTCCCAGGGAGTATTTTTGTTGAAATTCTGTATTCTTGCATGGTGCTTAGCAAGAAGGACAACAATTCTGGTCCACATTTAAATGCAAACATTAAGTGATATATAAGAGACACGCGAAAAAAGCTCACAGCCATTGAGCTTCCTGTTCCGAATAAACAATACTTGTGTCATATTTCATGCGTTTTGTTGGTTCATCAGTTCAATAAATTCATACAAGATTGGCATGTTTCATATATCTGTTagtatttatttcattgatgACAGACTAATGACAATTCTCTTAAATTTACATTGTTTTACAGGGACCTGAACCTGATGTGCCTGATGCTATTACCAAATATTTGCATCATAAGCACAACGGCCACAAGGAGATATTTAATTGGGGTGTGGCACTGGCCCCACTATTTGAAtgcataaaaaaatagaagataggggagaggggtggctgCACCATTGTTGGATCTACCCTTCTCTCTTTTCCTAATCTACGACAAGCTGTTATAAGCTTAGAGTAGAGGGGGGGTGTCACTTTTCAGATTAAGTCATTTTTATAATGATTAGCCTATTTCTGTGATACCCAAAAGGTAAGGGGGAAACAAGAACccagtatgtatgtatgtatgatcaggaagaaaaacaatatattATTAGGAAAGTCATGAGGAGTAGGttatgaaacaaaaacaacctCTTATCCTTGTGGAGATGAGAAAAAGTAGCCCAGGTGTCAGGGGATTCAAAATAGTCCATTTAGAACTTGAAGTTAACTAGTGAGGAATTCAAGAAAATATCATCATGCTCATCTCATGTAATGACTTTTCAAGGAAGCATGTGTTCGTGCTTCAAGACAAGCACAGAAGGAGGGCGCTAACACATTCTGTATCCCAATTATACACCTCATTCAAAAAACGTTCTCAGTGAAAATGACAAATGGCAGCTCAAAGACCAAAAGTTgtatgggtactaattattcgcaAAGATAAAACTTAATGAACTCCAGCGATGCCAGTGACAAACACTGAAAGCCTTGATGAGACCCATAGTACCTTTCGGTCTTAGACCTGCTATTTGCCGTTTTGATGACACGTTTTTTGAGATAGCTATGTATATAAGGCCGCCTTACCAAGTTGAATATCCGAGTCTCAAACCAGGATCATAAAAGGCAGCCTAAGGGATGAATGTCCTACCCACGGAAACAACCGTGCTTCTCTCGATATCTACCTGGTTCCCACTAGTAGTACAGGCAGTGATAAATAACTGTACCATGCATTAGTTACGGCTGGTCGACTTGTGGTTAACGTAAACTGTTCCAGATTTGCTtattaaaatgtaaaaacagtATATCAGTATTTAGCCTGTCTAGCAGCGCAAGGAGTATGAAAACTGGAGAGGAAAGTCAAAGGGAACAAATGGAAGACCTCCTCTAACGTTTGTTCTTCGCCAACGGCATCCTCATACTCACTTGCCCCTGCTTCGCaggtaccctgggtaccagaggctcgagCTTCACTCGTTCACTGTCACTGTAGCCTCGCTCCTCGTAGACAAGACCGGCGTGACAGTACCCAGACTGGTACCCAGGTTACTTCTCAGGCTATATACGCGAGAATCAGCTTGATTGACATATAGTGGAAACTGTCATGACTAAAACAATTGCTTTGAGGAGGCAATATTACTGTATCCAAAGCTCTTAGGGCCTGAGAGTGAAAACACTGTGTCCTATGCTCCACAGAAGACTAAGGTAATGTAGAGTAAAATTGCGACGTCGAGCTAATGAAACGCCCTCGCACCTGTCTTGTCGCCTGTGATCAATTACAATGCAAGCTATCCGCATTCTCCAAAGATGAAGAAAACGAGTCTCCACCATGGAGAAATCTAGAAGTTTTAGTATTCCATTGTTCAAAGAAATGCCTCGCCAACGTACAGACAAAACACGTCGATGAAATACcaggaaaaataataacagcAATAATACACAACACGAGGCAATAATAGTACACCCTTTTCGTCACCGTATTACCCTTCACGTATCCAACATCAATTTGGGCTGGCCCGAGTTCGTAGCAATGCCCGTGATCACGGGTCCAATAACGCTTAGCCAATACCCAGATTTAGATCTTTACTCTGGGGACACCTTACAAGAAAACTTTAATAAAGAACTTTTATTATATAAGAATTTTTCCTGCTCGTATGGGGCTTCTGCTGTAGCTTCTGTCTAGATGTTAAAGCCCTATTGTCACCTCTATTccagaggtccgacggaaacctcaacccttaaaaaacaaagtaatctattagaatccgagacaTTTAACAAGCCATCCGctttaaattatcaatcacatactcaaagaaacttccaatagacacactgctttcaatattttgaaataattttccgttaaaaatagtCGGAGATtgctacgtaatcgaccggagaTAAATTGGTAACAATACGGCCGCTTTACCCTGGGAACCAGAGGCTCGAACTTCACTCCGACAACAATTAGCCGCGAAGCTCCTCGAAGTCAGTAGACGGTGCATGGTAAACGAACGAAGCTTGAGACTCTGGTACACTCCTGGCgctttttttgagctgaatttacaaataaaacagaccgaaaacagatacctccccccccctactttgagttttatacagcccgtcaaagccAAACACCGCTGCaactagtcagcggtatcctagctttccaacagtgcctTGCGGTCCCATTTCCAATCCCTCGTCGCTGTGCCAAatgccagcacaagttgatggttgcttgtatttttcataaaaaatgcaaCTATGAGCATATTGGGAGGGTGTCCTAGGACATTATAAGGTCTAtcggggcataattgagtgctgtgcttatggatattttttatttatggaAAAGTTGGATTAATGGggattttttattgtttggctttgcctggattcGACTggataaaaacaataattttctaatgagtCACCACAGCTCTTCTAAATGCTGTCTTAAccctgaaaccaaattgattccaaaattgtttacactgctattctgggtctttATGGCCTGGAATTGATAACTTTGGCTGTGGTGTgaaaagatttaaaaaaataaacgtctgactttggggagaggagtgttgactgatcCTCCCCtaggagtttttttttcccaaatctcccagaatgctttgcaatccattatggcatccaagatggtttctcaagctttcaaggagtggacattgtgttttgaggccatggaaatgaacctggaggatcagaataaaggtaccTATGTGTGTCTTTAGCTGTGTTTggtgatctctctcccttgtgtggtattttgagcgttttattgagagaggtgcttttctttccttgttcggtttgaaatttgtcaaagaacctgtgctattatttggcatAAGAGTAGTtaccaacaccttggttggatgcataacttaaagaccatttatcccttagactgatgcctgagtatcttcatcttgttgtgtttatcttgcatttatgaatttttttagtACTTCACAAatccggtacaggccggttgaggggtcaatgtgtttaccaacacaccctaaaaaattatgcttgcctcactgcctgagaacaatgcctttgcctttttcgcaagctaaggtgcatacaacagtgtaagCAAATTCTGCCTGATAGACAAACAAGCCTTAATTAAATtttggctgatattctaacagataattttttatgttaaaaccattggggaaaccacagggaacccaaattctataaaaaatatttgcctttataaattcaaagcagcagtgtcaacaAACTTTTGatacttttcctgtatattcaccgtcaaagtaatcttatcacaaaaccttgcctgaatctgatgttttcttgggcattttttctaaaaaagctatgcatattatccctatcaatgagtccagtcatgtccaagtaaaaaaattatattttctaggttaaagatatt from the Nematostella vectensis chromosome 4, jaNemVect1.1, whole genome shotgun sequence genome contains:
- the LOC125561795 gene encoding transcription initiation factor IIB-like, whose product is MEERTVERMVEDRSPPPYNIPGGPVPEINVPTLMPEFALFDRALTEYETSRASLGDEDSSNTLCNHDDLVTEDGVTSCLECGEQMQRVIAHEREWGFYGHSDGKRSSNPSRVQVRRSEDRNIDKDVENMGFSGVIVAKANEIYTQVTKGQIFRGDPRKAIVFACIYYAYKMSGECQTPKTLMETFGLSRKSCLKGLKIFSINAPKDYLLHGTSPTVVDHIRDVMDRFSASPAQKGEVVQLYYRSENRSSELNRARPQSFAVALTYYWVRLKGVDITLKKFSERTGISELTISRKAKEVATVLGTPGVV